A genomic window from Methanovulcanius yangii includes:
- a CDS encoding CDP-alcohol phosphatidyltransferase family protein, whose product MNITALRPKFIKKLEPVAQFFAKTGITPNQLTVLSLVCGITCAALYANRFFILGSCALILSAVLDLVDGGVARINKKETNFGAVFDWIADKYVDTIVLLGIGISGIAILSRFALVPAEWGLPADFTIVCLAIIGSMMNTFIKPVVYAEIGYDGRKDGKISDPLEGIGFFGRPETLIILILGGLSGFIWVSVIIVAVCTNLSAIQRILYLYRTIP is encoded by the coding sequence ATGAATATTACCGCGCTCAGGCCCAAATTCATTAAAAAACTGGAACCAGTGGCTCAGTTTTTTGCAAAAACCGGTATTACCCCAAATCAGCTGACGGTCCTCTCACTCGTATGCGGCATAACCTGTGCCGCCCTGTATGCAAACCGTTTCTTTATCCTTGGGAGTTGTGCGCTCATACTTTCAGCAGTCCTCGACCTCGTCGACGGGGGTGTTGCCCGTATCAATAAGAAGGAGACGAATTTCGGTGCAGTCTTCGACTGGATTGCCGACAAATATGTCGACACCATCGTCCTCCTCGGCATCGGCATCTCCGGCATTGCCATCCTTTCACGGTTTGCGCTTGTTCCCGCCGAATGGGGCCTTCCCGCCGATTTTACCATCGTGTGCCTTGCGATCATCGGTTCGATGATGAATACCTTCATCAAGCCCGTCGTCTATGCGGAGATCGGATATGACGGAAGAAAAGATGGAAAAATTTCCGACCCCCTTGAGGGGATCGGCTTTTTCGGCCGGCCGGAAACGCTGATTATCCTCATTCTCGGCGGCCTGTCCGGGTTCATATGGGTGTCGGTGATTATCGTTGCCGTCTGCACAAATCTCTCGGCTATCCAGAGAATCCTTTATCTTTACCGAACCATCCCCTGA
- the artA gene encoding archaeosortase A — MMQEIFVLISFIAFLAFLIPTAYRKYCAVIGWVSVVLILFAKFPEYIIANNFMYPIAAFLGIPFLIILIPKLLEENEQSFILSRMAAIAYLIFAPFAFLPAVGDWLIAVNVAQLAWVFQTIGFPYELVTWNMFLADIYRVEIILACTGIQGIAIMLGVAWAVPSTRRQKILSFFAVAPVIYILNTVRNSFVIMAYGGQWFPYFPEIASNGHIGYESFFWAHNFFAELGALFVFIGIAWMLYRINPKLGDVMVEVVEMFVREIRGWFGKDKGFSG; from the coding sequence ATGATGCAGGAAATTTTTGTATTGATCTCGTTCATTGCATTCCTGGCCTTTCTCATCCCGACCGCATACCGGAAGTACTGTGCGGTGATCGGGTGGGTAAGTGTTGTCCTGATCCTCTTTGCGAAATTTCCGGAATATATCATAGCAAACAATTTTATGTACCCGATAGCCGCTTTCCTCGGGATTCCGTTTCTTATCATTCTCATCCCCAAACTCCTGGAGGAGAATGAACAGAGTTTCATCCTGAGCAGGATGGCGGCAATCGCATATCTGATATTTGCGCCATTTGCCTTTCTGCCTGCCGTCGGGGACTGGCTCATCGCGGTTAACGTCGCCCAGCTGGCATGGGTCTTCCAGACAATCGGATTTCCCTATGAACTCGTGACCTGGAATATGTTCCTCGCCGATATTTACCGGGTCGAGATCATCCTCGCGTGCACAGGTATTCAGGGAATTGCGATCATGCTTGGGGTGGCATGGGCGGTTCCATCAACACGCAGGCAGAAGATTCTGTCGTTTTTTGCGGTCGCACCGGTCATCTATATTCTCAACACGGTACGCAACAGCTTCGTCATCATGGCATATGGCGGACAGTGGTTCCCGTATTTCCCGGAGATTGCCTCCAACGGCCATATCGGGTACGAAAGTTTCTTCTGGGCGCATAACTTCTTTGCAGAGCTGGGCGCCCTCTTCGTCTTTATCGGCATCGCCTGGATGCTCTATCGCATCAATCCGAAACTGGGAGATGTGATGGTGGAGGTGGTTGAGATGTTCGTCCGTGAAATCAGGGGATGGTTCGGTAAAGATAAAGGATTCTCTGGATAG
- a CDS encoding transcription factor S, translated as MMFCPECKGMLVPVGGKLKCRKCGYIEEATADKSVLKRTEKRDEKEIVIIEDAEQMATLPTIAVRCPECGHDIAEWWLRQLRSADESEVRFFRCVKCRHTWREYD; from the coding sequence ATGATGTTCTGTCCAGAATGCAAGGGAATGCTTGTTCCCGTCGGTGGAAAGCTTAAATGTCGGAAATGTGGATATATCGAAGAAGCCACCGCAGACAAATCGGTCCTTAAACGAACGGAAAAACGCGATGAGAAAGAGATCGTTATCATCGAGGACGCCGAACAGATGGCAACCCTTCCGACCATTGCCGTACGGTGCCCCGAGTGTGGACACGACATTGCCGAGTGGTGGCTCAGACAGCTGAGATCAGCCGATGAGTCTGAAGTCCGGTTCTTCCGGTGCGTCAAGTGTCGCCACACCTGGCGTGAATATGATTAA
- a CDS encoding acetate--CoA ligase family protein gives MKEWMLSEAEGYEILAKYDIPVPKFKIVTSAEEAGDVAEGIGFPVVMKIVSPQIVHKSDAGGVVTSIGTKEMAQAAFNRIVSSAKEYNPDAQIEGVIIEEQAEPGLELIIGGKTDPSFGKVITFGIGGTLVELLKDVTLRILPVTEEDARLMVREINSYPLIAGYRGSKPKDEETLVQTIINVCRFFEENEQVKEFDINPLRLYESGACAVDSRVIMTEKKKKVKTVSRPDVPLEYFNPRSVAVIGASDEPTKMGYAVMHNLLHFPGQLYPVNNKRDTIQGLKAYASIKDIEAPVDMAVITVPAMHVPKVVEECGEKGVSIAVVITAGFKEMGEDGKALEERIVAIANKYGTRIVGPNCLGLIVPPRGLDTTYVHQSPKPGNIAFLSQSGAIVNTVVDWSLAEDIGFSAVVSVGNQSDLNFFDYLRWVERDPHTSAIIMYIEEINNGQAFMDVVSEVTKTKPVIAIKSGSSERGSQAAASHTGSLSGSYDVYMEAFRKAGVVSVHTLTGAFLAAEMLSHHKRFPVGTRAVVVTNAGGFAVLSSDYAERYGIDLITLPPDVVEELDKFLPEFWNKGNPVDLLGDASERRFEQTFEVLAKHDDLWDMCFVVGFPNNILNSEQMANQILKLSESTNKRVICSLLGGDSMNRGRKILRQHSIPSFEELDFTFRVMGRVLWQQFRVKAPGLFN, from the coding sequence ATGAAAGAATGGATGCTAAGTGAAGCAGAAGGATACGAAATCCTTGCGAAATATGATATTCCTGTTCCAAAGTTCAAAATTGTGACCAGCGCTGAAGAAGCGGGCGATGTTGCAGAGGGAATCGGATTCCCGGTGGTAATGAAGATCGTCTCTCCCCAGATTGTCCACAAGAGCGATGCCGGCGGTGTCGTCACCAGTATCGGCACCAAGGAGATGGCACAGGCGGCATTCAACAGGATTGTCAGCAGTGCAAAGGAGTACAATCCGGATGCACAGATTGAAGGAGTGATTATTGAAGAGCAGGCCGAACCGGGCCTTGAACTGATCATCGGCGGGAAGACCGATCCGTCCTTCGGAAAGGTCATCACCTTCGGTATCGGCGGAACGCTCGTTGAACTTCTCAAGGACGTCACCCTCCGCATTCTGCCGGTGACCGAAGAAGACGCCCGTTTGATGGTCCGGGAGATCAACTCCTACCCGCTCATCGCAGGGTACCGTGGTTCGAAACCGAAGGACGAGGAAACACTGGTCCAGACGATCATCAATGTCTGCCGGTTCTTCGAAGAGAATGAACAGGTCAAGGAATTCGATATCAACCCTCTCCGTCTGTATGAGTCGGGTGCATGTGCCGTCGATTCCCGGGTGATCATGACCGAGAAGAAGAAGAAGGTCAAAACGGTCTCCCGGCCCGATGTTCCTCTCGAATACTTCAACCCCCGCTCGGTGGCGGTCATCGGTGCATCCGACGAACCGACCAAGATGGGATACGCCGTCATGCACAACCTCCTTCACTTCCCCGGTCAGCTCTACCCTGTCAACAACAAGCGCGACACTATCCAGGGGCTGAAGGCGTATGCCTCCATCAAGGACATCGAAGCCCCGGTCGATATGGCGGTCATCACCGTGCCTGCCATGCATGTCCCCAAGGTGGTCGAAGAGTGCGGTGAGAAGGGCGTCTCCATCGCGGTCGTCATCACCGCCGGGTTCAAGGAGATGGGCGAGGACGGCAAGGCGCTGGAAGAGCGTATCGTTGCGATCGCAAACAAATACGGAACCCGCATCGTCGGTCCCAACTGTCTCGGCCTCATCGTGCCTCCCCGTGGTCTTGACACAACCTATGTGCACCAGTCTCCGAAGCCGGGCAACATCGCCTTCCTCTCTCAGAGTGGTGCAATCGTCAACACCGTCGTCGACTGGAGTCTTGCCGAGGACATCGGGTTTTCCGCCGTCGTCTCCGTCGGAAACCAGTCCGACCTGAACTTCTTTGATTATCTCCGCTGGGTGGAGCGCGACCCGCATACGTCTGCGATCATCATGTATATCGAGGAGATCAACAACGGGCAGGCCTTCATGGATGTCGTCAGCGAAGTGACGAAGACAAAACCCGTCATCGCGATCAAGTCGGGTTCCTCCGAACGTGGTTCCCAGGCGGCCGCCTCCCACACGGGTTCGCTCTCCGGGTCGTATGACGTTTACATGGAGGCCTTCCGTAAGGCCGGTGTCGTCTCCGTTCACACCCTGACCGGGGCCTTCCTCGCCGCAGAAATGCTCTCGCACCACAAGAGGTTCCCGGTCGGCACCCGTGCGGTCGTCGTGACAAACGCCGGTGGATTTGCCGTTCTCTCCTCCGACTATGCCGAGCGGTATGGTATCGATCTCATCACCCTTCCACCGGATGTCGTGGAGGAGCTCGACAAGTTCCTGCCGGAATTCTGGAACAAAGGAAACCCGGTGGACCTTCTCGGCGACGCCTCAGAGCGCAGGTTCGAGCAGACCTTCGAGGTCCTTGCCAAACACGACGACCTCTGGGACATGTGCTTTGTCGTCGGGTTCCCGAACAACATCCTCAATTCCGAACAGATGGCAAACCAGATCCTCAAGCTCTCCGAGAGCACGAACAAGCGCGTCATCTGTTCACTCCTCGGCGGCGATTCCATGAACCGCGGCCGCAAGATCCTTCGCCAGCACTCCATTCCGAGCTTCGAAGAACTCGACTTCACGTTCCGCGTGATGGGCCGTGTTCTCTGGCAGCAGTTCAGGGTCAAGGCGCCCGGACTGTTCAACTAA
- the acs gene encoding acetate--CoA ligase gives MTNSEAGIRPEQVVYCPPAEYREYAPFRDYESAYQNYLKDPDGFWRDIASDLLWFRQWDKVREWEYPFAKWFINAKLNITYNCLERHLKNNRRNKVALFWHGENGTKKIYTYDHLHRAVMQFGNALKNLGVGKGDVVCIYMPTVPEQVVAMLACARIGAVHTVVFAGYGASALNQRIVGSNAKVVITADASMRRGKSIPLKPIVEEALIHAPSVERVVVLRNQDPPTCLLDDFEVDFYEIMQAAEKKCPPEEMDSEDRLFILYTSGTTGAPKGIVHTCGGYMVGAYYTTKYVLNVKDNDVYWCTADPGWITGHTYAIYGPLLLGATIFMTESTPDYPDVGIWWKLIEEYGINVFYTAPTAIRMFMRYGEDWPNKYDLSSLRILASVGEPLNPEAFEWFYHVIGKGKCPLTDTWWQTETGSHMITTLVGEPMKPGFAGKPIPGVVADVVDSKGNPVGPFQTGYLAITEPWPSMMRYVNDDEEKYRSYWESPNHRYYSTNDLAIKDDDGYIMILGRSDDLIIVSGHNIGTAEVESALVSHQAVAEAAAIGKPDAVKGNIVKAFVILVEGTVRTPKLEHDLKYHVRQTLGPIAVPSEIEYVDNLPKTRSGKIMRRVLKAKEMGVDPGDITTLDE, from the coding sequence ATGACAAATTCTGAAGCCGGTATTCGTCCCGAACAGGTGGTCTATTGCCCGCCTGCCGAATACCGGGAATATGCTCCTTTCAGGGACTATGAAAGCGCATATCAGAACTATCTGAAAGATCCTGACGGATTCTGGAGAGATATCGCGTCGGATCTCCTCTGGTTCAGGCAGTGGGACAAGGTCAGGGAATGGGAATATCCCTTTGCAAAATGGTTCATCAATGCAAAACTGAATATCACCTACAATTGTCTCGAACGCCATCTCAAAAACAACCGCAGAAACAAGGTGGCACTCTTCTGGCACGGGGAAAACGGAACGAAGAAGATCTATACCTATGACCATCTCCACCGGGCGGTCATGCAGTTCGGCAATGCCCTCAAAAACCTGGGTGTCGGGAAAGGGGATGTCGTCTGCATCTACATGCCGACGGTTCCCGAACAGGTGGTCGCCATGCTGGCCTGTGCACGTATTGGTGCGGTGCATACCGTCGTCTTTGCCGGATACGGTGCAAGCGCCCTCAACCAGCGTATAGTCGGGTCGAATGCAAAGGTCGTGATCACCGCCGATGCCTCGATGCGTCGCGGAAAGAGCATCCCTCTCAAACCCATCGTCGAAGAGGCCCTCATCCATGCGCCGAGCGTCGAGCGGGTCGTTGTCCTGAGAAACCAGGATCCCCCTACATGCCTGCTCGACGACTTTGAGGTCGATTTCTACGAGATCATGCAGGCCGCGGAGAAGAAATGCCCGCCCGAGGAGATGGATTCGGAAGACCGCCTCTTCATCCTCTACACCTCCGGGACGACCGGTGCACCAAAAGGAATCGTCCACACCTGCGGGGGGTACATGGTCGGGGCCTATTACACGACGAAGTATGTGCTGAATGTCAAGGACAATGACGTCTACTGGTGCACCGCCGACCCCGGATGGATCACCGGACACACCTATGCGATATACGGACCGCTTCTCCTCGGTGCCACGATCTTCATGACCGAGAGTACCCCGGATTACCCGGATGTCGGGATCTGGTGGAAACTCATCGAAGAATACGGCATCAACGTCTTCTATACGGCGCCGACCGCAATACGGATGTTCATGCGGTATGGGGAGGACTGGCCGAACAAATACGATCTCAGCTCACTGAGAATCCTCGCATCGGTGGGTGAACCGCTCAATCCCGAGGCCTTCGAGTGGTTCTATCATGTGATCGGCAAAGGGAAGTGCCCGCTGACCGACACCTGGTGGCAGACGGAAACCGGCAGCCACATGATAACCACCCTCGTCGGCGAACCGATGAAGCCGGGATTTGCCGGCAAACCAATCCCCGGCGTCGTTGCCGATGTCGTTGACAGCAAAGGAAACCCGGTCGGTCCCTTCCAGACCGGCTATCTGGCCATAACGGAACCCTGGCCGTCCATGATGCGGTATGTCAATGACGACGAGGAAAAATACCGTTCGTACTGGGAGTCGCCCAATCACCGCTATTACAGCACCAATGATCTTGCAATCAAGGACGATGACGGATATATCATGATCCTCGGGCGTTCCGATGATCTCATCATCGTGTCGGGTCACAATATCGGTACGGCCGAAGTCGAAAGCGCTCTCGTCTCGCACCAGGCCGTCGCCGAGGCGGCGGCGATAGGAAAACCGGACGCCGTCAAAGGCAACATCGTCAAGGCATTCGTGATCCTTGTCGAAGGAACAGTCCGGACACCAAAGCTCGAGCATGATCTCAAGTACCATGTGCGTCAGACACTGGGGCCCATTGCCGTGCCGTCCGAAATCGAATATGTCGACAACCTGCCGAAGACGAGGAGCGGAAAAATCATGCGCAGGGTGCTCAAAGCGAAAGAAATGGGCGTCGATCCGGGTGATATCACCACCCTCGATGAGTAA
- a CDS encoding TATA-box-binding protein produces the protein MKHNPEDSLKIENIVASAKVADELDLQMISSKIKDAEYNKKRFPGVVLRMQNPKIAALVFGSGKVVLTGAKSIDGVSQGLEILGEKLRELGIDIPNELEYKVQNIVTSADLGTPINLNKIAVGFNLDRIEYEPEQFPGLVYRLEEPKVVVLLFGSGKLIITGGKVPEDAKKAVNKILSDLSNLGLI, from the coding sequence ATGAAGCACAATCCAGAGGATTCTTTAAAAATTGAAAATATCGTTGCTTCCGCCAAAGTTGCCGATGAACTGGATCTTCAGATGATCTCATCGAAGATTAAGGATGCCGAATACAATAAGAAGCGGTTCCCCGGTGTTGTCCTCCGTATGCAGAATCCGAAGATCGCCGCCCTTGTTTTTGGGTCGGGAAAGGTGGTTCTGACCGGTGCCAAGAGCATCGACGGTGTCTCACAGGGCCTTGAGATTCTCGGAGAAAAACTCAGGGAGCTTGGAATCGACATCCCCAATGAACTTGAATATAAGGTTCAGAACATCGTCACCTCAGCCGATCTCGGCACGCCGATCAACCTGAACAAAATTGCCGTCGGATTCAATCTCGATCGCATCGAATACGAACCCGAACAGTTTCCGGGACTGGTCTACCGTCTTGAAGAACCAAAAGTGGTCGTTCTCCTCTTTGGGTCGGGCAAGTTGATCATCACGGGTGGAAAAGTACCGGAAGATGCGAAAAAGGCAGTCAATAAGATTCTCTCAGATCTTTCGAATCTTGGATTAATTTAA
- a CDS encoding MarR family transcriptional regulator produces MRMEKVMIFTDEDEEFSNLLTEIGLKRNVAKVLVYLASSPEATSRDIERGTDLRQPEVSIAMRTLKENGWIQSRESKAESKGRPVKIYSLSKPIAEIMDIIEENKRKEVENQLMLIHKVREHLSQVQKTILE; encoded by the coding sequence ATGAGAATGGAAAAGGTAATGATCTTCACGGATGAGGATGAGGAATTCTCTAATCTTCTCACGGAGATCGGTCTCAAGCGAAACGTTGCCAAAGTGCTGGTCTACCTGGCAAGTTCCCCCGAAGCAACATCCAGGGACATTGAACGGGGAACAGACCTCCGGCAGCCTGAAGTCAGCATTGCGATGCGGACGCTCAAGGAAAACGGATGGATCCAGAGTCGCGAATCGAAGGCAGAGAGTAAAGGACGCCCGGTCAAAATCTATTCTCTTTCAAAACCGATTGCCGAAATAATGGATATAATTGAGGAAAATAAGCGAAAAGAAGTGGAGAATCAGCTCATGCTCATCCACAAGGTTCGTGAACACCTTTCACAGGTCCAGAAGACCATATTAGAGTGA
- the rpiA gene encoding ribose-5-phosphate isomerase RpiA encodes MSDTSGAMDSQTRAKRNAGYYAADMIPDNSIVGLGTGSTVFFMMERLAERMGEGLRVTGIATSFQTERRAYEYGIPITSLHEHDHIDIAIDGADQIDPQFRLIKGRGAAQTRERCVAAAAEVFVIVADEGKLTDWFTAPVPVEVLAFAVPIVMNGLVALGGTPVIREGVKKDGPVITDNGNWIIDCTFPHIENPEELQCTINAMPGVLSCGIFTEFTGKTSIVVGTSDGVEVRSL; translated from the coding sequence ATGAGCGATACATCCGGCGCAATGGATTCACAGACCCGTGCTAAGAGGAATGCCGGGTACTACGCCGCGGATATGATACCGGACAACTCCATCGTTGGTCTTGGGACCGGTTCGACGGTCTTTTTCATGATGGAGCGTCTTGCCGAACGGATGGGCGAAGGGCTCAGGGTAACCGGAATTGCCACTTCGTTTCAGACAGAACGCCGGGCATATGAATACGGCATCCCCATCACATCCCTGCATGAACACGATCATATAGATATCGCGATAGACGGTGCCGATCAGATTGATCCGCAGTTTCGCCTGATCAAGGGGCGGGGGGCTGCCCAGACCCGGGAGCGCTGCGTTGCGGCGGCGGCGGAAGTATTCGTTATCGTCGCGGATGAGGGCAAGCTGACCGACTGGTTCACCGCTCCGGTGCCCGTGGAAGTTCTCGCATTTGCCGTACCCATTGTCATGAACGGGCTCGTCGCACTTGGCGGGACACCGGTAATTCGGGAGGGCGTCAAAAAGGACGGTCCGGTCATCACCGATAACGGGAACTGGATCATTGACTGCACCTTCCCGCACATTGAGAATCCGGAAGAGCTTCAATGTACTATCAATGCCATGCCGGGTGTCCTGAGTTGCGGAATTTTTACTGAATTTACCGGAAAAACAAGTATTGTTGTCGGTACTTCCGACGGAGTGGAAGTCCGTTCACTCTAA
- a CDS encoding SIMPL domain-containing protein: MYAKPIIGLAIAVLIGALLLGGTVTAATDSADERVIHVSGTGKVTTSPDRVIITVGVETENPDAATAQQQNAAKMDAVVSALKKMGIPAENIQTSGYSMYSRTADDDSPFGGKEVKVYVVSNNVVVTLEDVTMAGEVIDTAVSSGANQVNSVRFTLSDEKSQELRADALHAAVTQARADADAVADALGVMILGVKEVSVGGSYTPVVYAEEAVYRSMDAAGSYAFPTPIESGSIDVTATVSVTYFI, from the coding sequence ATGTATGCAAAACCGATCATAGGGCTTGCAATCGCGGTCCTCATTGGAGCACTGCTCCTCGGCGGCACAGTAACCGCCGCAACGGACAGTGCAGACGAACGTGTCATCCACGTCTCCGGCACCGGAAAGGTCACCACCTCTCCGGACCGGGTCATCATCACGGTGGGTGTGGAGACGGAGAACCCGGATGCCGCGACGGCGCAGCAGCAGAATGCGGCAAAGATGGATGCGGTCGTATCCGCCCTCAAGAAGATGGGCATACCTGCAGAAAATATCCAGACCTCGGGATACTCCATGTATTCGAGGACTGCGGATGATGATTCGCCTTTCGGAGGAAAGGAGGTGAAGGTGTACGTGGTCAGCAACAATGTCGTCGTCACCCTTGAGGACGTGACGATGGCAGGAGAGGTGATCGACACCGCCGTTTCAAGCGGGGCCAACCAGGTCAACTCCGTCCGGTTCACCCTCAGTGACGAGAAGTCTCAGGAACTCCGGGCAGACGCCCTGCATGCAGCCGTTACGCAGGCCCGCGCGGATGCCGATGCCGTTGCTGACGCCCTCGGCGTCATGATCCTCGGTGTCAAGGAGGTCAGTGTGGGAGGCAGTTACACACCGGTCGTCTATGCCGAGGAAGCGGTCTACAGGAGCATGGATGCAGCAGGGTCGTATGCCTTCCCCACCCCCATCGAATCCGGCAGCATCGATGTAACGGCGACGGTCTCCGTCACCTATTTCATCTGA